In the genome of Aspergillus flavus chromosome 8, complete sequence, one region contains:
- a CDS encoding cytoplasmic dynein intermediate chain (hypothetical protein ASPNI_45500): MSSAMQQRKAEILAKRAKLAELKRQRELRQQEFSQSRANSGDASEVVSPVPSRADSRAELDDLISRLVDRPGSASISHADGPSRKGSRPNSVISASQVSGDHAEAFIPAARPVSHSIAVQTVGAEPYPTAPAPEPKPEIVTYSKGVQTDDSKQPQGTLSVESDDEDGQDPTGTGKRLSKKERERDEEIRKKLRAEIEEELLATQQKAEHDAEDDSSKLRYPLRTLDDDELKAVTSSEDFLDFVERSAKVIERALDEEYDVLADYELGGLDGDVEEDDEHGKKRRGIREVCQFWDERWSKKRMISDVSFSPKFPELVLAAYTKNPSAPHEPDGLVQIWNQHLQSRPEYVFHSTSDILAAKFSPFHPNLIVGGSYSGQVLLWDTRSSRAGGGAPVQKTPLTGSGHTHPVYSISIIGTQNAHNILTASTDGVVCGWTVDMLSQPQEYLELSTPPPSKTEDLAPTTMSFPQSDPTFFIVGTEEGGIYPCHRYDRAGAKAGTDHRLAYRGHAAPIMSTAFHPARGPVDLGDLMLSSSLDWSVKLWRVRPPATTAPATSAIAATQVVSPILDINREDVVYDARWSPHRPGVFSLVDGAGNLEIWDLYTDTEVPVVRTTPSKGRGGILTSSLNKVAWEEREGRRIATGGLDGVVTVFEVGKGLSGTPEDVPAEEWAGVKRLVGGLEQKDRIN; the protein is encoded by the exons CAGCAGGAGTTCTCACAAAGTCGGGCCAACAGCGGTGATGCTTCCGAG GTTGTGTCCCCAGTTCCTAGCCGTGCCGATAGCAGAGCGGAGCTCGATGACCTGATCTCACGTCTGGTGGACCGTCCCGGGTCGGCGTCCATAAGCCACGCAGATGGCCCCTCACGCAAAGGGAGCAGGCCGAATTCAGTGATTAGCGCTAGCCAAGTGAGCGGAGACCATGCCGAGGCTTTTATCCCTGCTGCGCGACCAGTTTCGCACTCGATCGCCGTCCAAACTGTCGGTGCAGAGCCATATCCTACAGCACCAGCCCCTGAACCAAAACCCGAAATTGTTACATACAGCAAAGGAGTCCAGACGGATGACTCCAAACAACCACAAGGTACTTTATCGGTAGAAtccgatgacgaagatgggCAGGATCCTACAGGCACAGGTAAACGCCTAAGCAAGAAGGAGCGCGAGCGCGACGAAGAGATCCGGAAGAAGCTCCGCGCAGAAATCGAGGAGGAATTGCTAGCTACGCAACAGAAGGCAGAACATGACGCCGAGGATGACTCTTCAAAACTGCGGTATCCATTGCGCACACTGGATGATGACGAACTGAAGGCTGTGACTTCTTCCGAGGATTTCCTGGACTTCGTCGAACGTTCCGCAAAGGTTATTGAGCGTGCTCTCGATGAGGAATATGACGTACTAGCGGATTATGAGCTTGGTGGACTTGATGGCGacgtggaggaagatgacgaacatggaaagaaaaggagaggcATCAGAGAGGTTTGCCAGTTTTGGGACGAACGATGGAGCAAGAAGCGCATGATCAGCGACGTGAGCTTTTCTCCAAAG TTCCCAGAGCTTGTTTTAGCTGCATACACCAAAAACCCATCTGCTCCCCATGAACCGGACGGCCTGGTTCAGATTTGGAACCAACACCTGCAATCCCGCCCCGAGTATGTGTTCCATTCTACATCCGATATCTTGGCGGCCAAGTTCTCCCCATTCCACCCTAATCTTATCGTCGGCGGTTCATATTCCGGGCAGGTCCTGCTTTGGGATACTCGGTCATCGCGCGCAGGTGGTGGTGCACCGGTACAGAAGACGCCTCTGACTGGTTCTGGGCACACTCATCCAGTTTATAGCATCTCAATCATCGGCACACAAAATGCTCATAATATACTTACTGCGTCTACGGATGGCGTAGTTTGTGGCTGGACTGTTGATATGCTGTCTCAACCTCAAGAATATCTCGAACTTTCTACTCCCCCGCCATCTAAAACCGAAGACCTCGCCCCCACGACCATGTCATTCCCACAATCCGATCCGACATTCTTTATCGTTGGTACAGAAGAAGGCGGGATTTACCCCTGCCATCGCTACGACCGAGCCGGTGCTAAGGCCGGAACCGACCACCGCCTCGCGTATCGTGGCCATGCGGCCCCTATCATGTCTACTGCCTTCCACCCGGCACGGGGCCCCGTTGATCTGGGAGACCTGATGCTAAGCTCTAGTTTGGATTGGAGCGTGAAGCTATGGCGTGTTCGGCCACCAGCAACCACAGCACCGGCCACCTCGGCCATCGCGGCGACACAGGTTGTATCTCCGATTCTGGACATTAACCGTGAAGACGTTGTCTATGATGCCCGGTGGTCTCCCCACCGCCCTGGAGTTTTCTCCCTTGTCGACGGTGCTGGAAACCTCGAAATTTGGGACCTCTACACGGATACGGAAGTACCAGTTGTGCGGACCACGCCGTCCAAGGGCCGTGGTGGCATTTTGACGAGTAGTCTCAACAAGGTGGCCTGGGAGGAACGCGAAGGAAGGCGGATTGCCACAGGTGGATTAGATGGGGTTGTCACCGTATTTGAGGTAGGGAAGGGTCTTAGTGGTACTCCTGAAGATGTGCCAGCCGAGGAATGGGCCGGAGTGAAGCGACTGGTTGGGGGACTAGAGCAAAAGGACCGGATCAACTGA
- a CDS encoding putative phosphatidylglycerol specific phospholipase (phospholipase C) — translation MQWQPPSAPRGPSKPELQPILRPDRVIQEDGLAHIKAGTWSPETPRRPWLRTTLITVLLFIMSIISLLAFFSLALGINGLPHARSSSPSYGKPVNPIKDTPIKNVVVLVEENLSFDVFAGGLTYNAKIDGLVNREYCNPSNASDPFSEKVCAKPIAKNVAPDDPDHSITGGNQQVYSTYHPNAKNDMPGMQGFVTEQIVSYGLGSDLSRAAEVINYYTPDHVPVFNAMAENFVLFDRWFAAVPGPTNPNRAYLTSGTSHGHGQNDHDFDISNLPQVSIFEQLSAAGISWINYSNTTGFLPDSLFYQWTAKSGKGTTNVKSIDQFFNDAKAGTLPQFTWINPECCSYMSFHPPSPINMGEGFIKSIYEALRSSPQWNETLFILTFDEHGGFADHVSPPENVPAGDNLTYTETAKDGQEATFHFDRLGIRVPTVLMSPWVGKGVVQNSPADQPNEFTHTSILKYVAELWNLDILTPRVDWSPSFRGLITNTFRETPEKLPEPADF, via the exons ATGCAATGGCAACCACCTTCGGCCCCACGTGGCCCATCAAAGCCCGAATTGCAGCCGATCCTCAGGCCTGATCGGGTTATACAGGAGGATGGACTTGCTCATATAAAGGCGGGGACCTGGTCACCAGAAACACCACGTCGTCCCTGGCTGCGCACGACTCTTATCACGGTGCTGCTGTTCATCATGAGCATCATTTCGTTGCTCGCGTTCTTCTCCCTGGCGCTGGGTATCAACGGCCTTCCCCATGCCCGTTCCTCAAGCCCTTCGTACGGCAAGCCGGTAAACCCTATCAAGGACACTCCGATTAAGAACGTG GTGGTATTGGTCGAGGAGAACCTGAGTTTTGACGTGTTTGCTGGTGGCTTGACATACAACGCCAAAATTGATGGGTTGGTCAACCGCGAGTACTGCAACCCATCAAACGCTTCAGATCCATTCTCAGAGAAGGTTTGCGCCAAACCGATCGCGAAGAATGTGGCCCCCGATGATCCGGACCACAGCATTACCGGTGGTAACCAGCAGGTGTATAGCACCTATCACCCCAACGCGAAGAATGACATGCCTGGCATGCAGGGCTTCGTAACAGAGCAGATTGTCTCTTACGGGCTCGGCTCCGATTTGAGTCGCGCTGCCGAGGTCATTAACTACTACACGCCGGACCACGTGCCGGTTTTCAATGCCATGGCCGAGAACTTTGTGCTCTTTGACCGCTGGTTCGCAGCGGTTCCGGGGCCGACCAACCCCAACCGTGCGTATCTGACTTCGGGCACCTCGCACGGTCACGGTCAAAATGACCACGACTTCGATATCTCCAACTTGCCTCAGGTGTCTATCTTCGAACAGCTCTCGGCCGCCGGCATTAGCTGGATCAACTATTCCAACACCACTGGTTTTCTTCCAGATTCTTTGTTCTACCAGTGGACTGCCAAGAGCGGCAAGGGTACCACCAACGTGAAGTCTATTGACCAGTTTTTCAATGATGCTAAGGCCGGTACGCTGCCTCAATTTACCTGGATTAACCCAGAATGCTGTTCGTATATGTCCTTCCACCCCCCTTCTCCAATCAACATGGGCGAGGGCTTCATTAAGAGCATCTACGAGGCGTTGCGCTCTTCCCCGCAGTGGAACGAGACGCTGTTCATCCTGACATTTGATGAGCACGGTGGTTTTGCCGACCATGTGTCTCCTCCTGAGAATGTGCCGGCTGGCGATAACCTGACGTATACCGAAACGGCCAAGGACGGCCAAGAGGCTACCTTCCATTTCGACCGTTTGGGTATCAGAGTACCTACCGTTCTGATGTCTCCATGGGTGGGCAAAGGCGTGGTTCAGAATAGCCCGGCTGACCAGCCTAACGAATTCACCCACACCTCTATTCTCAAATATGTGGCTGAGCTCTGGAACCTGGACATTCTCACTCCTCGCGTCGACTGGTCTCCCAGCTTCCGGGGTCTGATCACCAACACTTTCCGTGAGACGCCGGAGAAGCTACCTGAGCCGGCTGATTTTTAA
- a CDS encoding uncharacterized protein (tannase subunit; Contains: RecName: Full=Tannase 30 kDa subunit), with amino-acid sequence MRQHSRMAVAALAAGANAASFTDVCTVSNVKAALPANGTLLGISMLPSAVTANPLYNQSAGMGSTTTYDYCNVTVAYTHTGKGDKVVIKYAFPKPSDYENRFYVAGGGGFSLSSDATGGLAYGAVGGATDAGYDAFDNSYDEVVLYGNGTINWDATYMFAYQALGEMTRIGKYITKGFYGQSSDSKVYTYYEGCSDGGREGMSQVQRWGEEYDGAITGAPAFRFAQQQVHHVFSSEVEQTLDYYPPPCELKKIVNATIAACDPLDGRTDGVVSRTDLCKLNFNLTSIIGEPYYCAAGTSTSLGFGFSNGKRSNVKRQAEGSTTSYQPAQNGTVTARGVAVAQAIYDGLHNSKGERAYLSWQIASELSDAETEYNSDTGKWELNIPSTGGEYVTKFIQLLNLDNLSDLNNVTYDTLVDWMNTGMVRYMDSLQTTLPDLTPFQSSGGKLLHYHGESDPSIPAASSVHYWQAVRSVMYGDKTEEEALEALEDWYQFYLIPGAAHCGTNSLQPGPYPENNMEIMIDWVENGNKPSRLNATVSSGTYAGETQMLCQWPKRPLWRGNSSFDCVNDEKSIDSWTYEFPAFKVPVY; translated from the coding sequence ATGCGCCAACACTCGCGCATGGCCGTTGCTGCTTTGGCAGCAGGAGCGAACGCAGCTTCTTTTACCGATGTGTGCACCGTGTCTAACGTGAAGGCTGCATTGCCTGCCAACGGAACTCTGCTCGGAATCAGCATGCTTCCGTCCGCCGTCACGGCCAACCCTCTCTACAACCAGTCGGCTGGCATGGGTAGCACCACTACCTATGACTACTGCAATGTGACTGTCGCCTACACGCATACCGGCAAGGGTGATAAAGTGGTCATCAAGTACGCATTCCCCAAGCCCTCCGACTACGAGAACCGTTTCTACgttgctggtggtggtggctttTCCCTCTCTAGCGATGCTACCGGAGGTCTCGCCTATGGCGCTGTGGGAGGTGCCACCGATGCTGGATACGACGCATTCGATAACAGCTACGACGAGGTAGTCCTCTACGGAAACGGAACCATTAACTGGGACGCCACATACATGTTCGCATACCAGGCACTGGGAGAGATGACCCGGATCGGAAAGTACATCACCAAGGGCTTTTATGGCCAGTCCAGCGACAGCAAGGTCTACACCTACTACGAGGGTTGCTCCGATGGAGGACGTGAGGGTATGAGTCAAGTCCAGCGCTGGGGTGAGGAGTATGACGGTGCGATTACTGGTGCCCCGGCTTTCCGTTTCGCTCAGCAACAGGTTCACCATGTGTTCTCGTCCGAAGTGGAGCAAACTCTGGACTACTACCCGCCTCCATGtgagttgaagaagatcgtgAACGCCACCATTGCTGCTTGCGACCCGCTTGATGGAAGAACCGACGGTGTTGTGTCCCGGACGGATCTTTGCAAGCTTAACTTCAATTTGACCTCTATCATCGGTGAGCCTTACTACTGTGCTGCGGGAACTAGCACTTCGCTTGGTTTCGGCTTCAGCAATGGCAAGCGCAGCAATGTCAAGCGTCAGGCCGAGGGCAGCACCACCAGCTACCAGCCCGCCCAGAACGGCACGGTCACCGCACGTGGTGTAGCTGTCGCCCAGGCCATCTACGATGGTCTCCACAACAGCAAGGGCGAGCGCGCGTACCTCTCCTGGCAGATTGCCTCTGAGCTGAGCGATGCTGAGACCGAGTACAACTCTGACACTGGCAAGTGGGAGCTCAACATCCCGTCGACCGGTGGTGAGTACGTCACCAAGTTCATTCAGCTCCTGAACCTCGACAACCTTTCGGATCTGAACAACGTGACCTACGACACCCTGGTCGACTGGATGAACACTGGTATGGTGCGCTACATGGACAGCCTTCAGACCACCCTTCCCGATCTGACTCCCTTCCAATCGTCCGGCGGAAAGCTGCTGCACTACCACGGTGAATCTGACCCCAGTATCCCCGCTGCCTCCTCGGTCCACTACTGGCAGGCGGTTCGTTCCGTCATGTACGGCGACAAGACGGAAGAGGAGGCCCTGGAGGCTCTCGAGGACTGGTACCAGTTCTACCTAATCCCCGGTGCCGCCCACTGCGGAACCAACTCTCTCCAGCCCGGACCTTACCCTGAGAACAACATGGAGATTATGATCGACTGGGTCGAGAACGGCAACAAGCCGTCCCGTCTCAATGCCACTGTTTCTTCGGGTACCTACGCCGGCGAGACCCAGATGCTTTGCCAGTGGCCCAAGCGTCCTCTCTGGCGCGGCAACTCCAGCTTCGACTGTGTCAACGACGAGAAGTCGATTGACAGCTGGACCTACGAGTTCCCAGCCTTCAAGGTCCCTGTATACTAG